A single window of Culicoides brevitarsis isolate CSIRO-B50_1 chromosome 3, AGI_CSIRO_Cbre_v1, whole genome shotgun sequence DNA harbors:
- the LOC134834875 gene encoding spindle and kinetochore-associated protein 1-like has protein sequence MDQKMEKLCRSLDLIEKQAVVLQEKQQNIEKLIKLDEITKEARANLDLIHKNLTSNIDELKKTCSQIKKRVGVLQLQMLYLLEKVDAVQINSKPVTKVLQPNTNYGNFSPNVSNLPVSKIAISDTPMRMRVTDYENSPFISRRQPMQLQFIDFEAQVTHEDFAGIPSYMKGRESLEELRAFLDQIVISCFTEKYTLMCKKRDAIRNPHDIEIWKIYKQQKDDFPGKYFVTEGDIARKIGRLVDKKMNCKLQMLRHLGIIKEVRKVKTVYYIWNL, from the exons atggatcaaaaaatggaaaaactcTGTCGTTCCTTGGATTTAATCGAGAAACAAGCCGTCGTCTtgcaagaaaaacaacaaaacatcgaaaaactcATCAAATTAGACGAAATCACAAAGGAAGCAAGGGCTAATTTAGATCTCATCCACAAAAATCTCACCTCCAACATCGACGAACTCAAAAAAACCTGCAGCCAAATCAAAAAACGCGTCGGAGTCCTTCAACTTCAGATGTTATATTTGCTCGAAAAGGTCGATGCGGTCCAAATTAATTCCAAACCCGTCACAAAAGTCCTCCAACCAAACACGAATTACGGAAATTTCTCTCCAAATGTCTCAAATTTGCCAGTTTCAAAAATTgcg aTCTCCGACACTCCAATGCGGATGCGAGTCACAGACTACGAGAATTCTCCTTTCATCTCGCGACGACAACCGATGCAGCTGCAATTCATAGATTTCGAGGCGCAAGTCACCCATGAGGATTTTGCCGGTATTCCGAGTTACATGAAAGGTCGTGAGAGTCTCGAGGAGTTGCGGGCATTCCTCGATCAGATCGTGATTAGTTGTTTTACGGAGAAATATACGCTGATGTGCAAGAAACGTGATGCAATTCGAAATCCGCACGACATTGAGATCTGGAAAATTTATAAGCAGCAAAAAGATGACTTTCCGGGCAAATATTTCGTGACGGAGGGCGATATTGCGAGGAAAATTGGGCGTTTAGTGGATAAAAAGATGAATTGTAAGCTGCAAATGTTGCGTCATTTGGGAATTATTAAGGAAGTGAGGAAAGTCAAGACTGTTTATTACATCTGGAATCTTTag